In a genomic window of Thermogemmata fonticola:
- the dnaK gene encoding molecular chaperone DnaK, whose protein sequence is MAEEKIIGIDLGTTNSVVAVMEGSEVKVIPNQEGNRLTPSVVAFTDKGERLVGDPAKRQAITNPKRTIYSIKRFMGRRLYEVEDEVRRVPYKVVADGPNDLVKVEVDGKRYTPPEISAMVLRKLKEAAEAYLGHTVRKAVITVPAYFNDAQRQATIDAAAIAGFDTEYEIRGKDGKIIKQRMRIINEPTAACIAYAFDKRKDQKIAVFDLGGGTFDISILDVGEDGVFQVLSTNGDTHLGGDDFDQALMDYVAGEFQKEHGIDLRKDPMAMQRLKEACERAKKDLSQQVQTDINLPFITADASGPKHLMMTITRSQFERLVEHLVERCKKPVMQALADAKLRPDQIDEVVLVGGMTRMPRIQQLVKEIFGKEGHKGVNPDEVVAVGAAIQGAQLLLGAAADIQLLDVTPLTLGIKTLGGVMTPMIPRNTTIPYRKSEIFTTAADNQTSVEVEVYQGERPMADDNKKIGSFHLDGIPPAPARVPKIEVTFELDANGVLSVTAKDLATGKQQSIRIEGSSGLSKEEVERMRREAELHAEEDKRKREFAETKNQAETRIYDLERTLKEVGDKLSESDKAAVHAAIQKVRDAEQRQDLAALKSALHELEQASTAMAQHLYASAGAQTSSGTSGATPSGKKGGGDDVVDAEYEVKK, encoded by the coding sequence ATGGCAGAAGAGAAGATCATCGGAATCGACCTGGGGACGACCAACTCCGTGGTGGCGGTCATGGAGGGGAGCGAAGTCAAGGTGATCCCCAATCAGGAAGGGAACCGCCTGACGCCGAGCGTCGTGGCCTTCACGGACAAAGGGGAGCGCCTGGTAGGCGACCCGGCCAAGCGCCAGGCTATTACCAACCCGAAGCGGACGATTTATTCCATCAAGCGGTTTATGGGCCGGCGCTTGTATGAAGTGGAGGACGAGGTGCGGCGCGTGCCGTACAAGGTCGTGGCGGACGGCCCCAACGATCTGGTCAAGGTCGAAGTGGACGGCAAACGGTACACGCCGCCGGAAATCTCGGCGATGGTCCTGCGCAAGCTCAAGGAGGCCGCCGAGGCTTACCTGGGGCACACGGTGCGCAAGGCGGTCATCACCGTGCCGGCTTACTTCAATGACGCCCAGCGGCAGGCGACCATCGACGCAGCGGCCATTGCCGGCTTCGACACCGAATACGAAATCCGCGGCAAAGACGGCAAAATCATCAAGCAGCGCATGCGGATCATCAACGAACCGACCGCAGCCTGCATCGCTTACGCCTTCGACAAGCGTAAGGACCAAAAGATCGCCGTCTTCGATCTGGGCGGCGGGACGTTCGACATTTCCATCCTCGACGTGGGAGAGGACGGTGTCTTCCAGGTGCTCTCCACCAACGGCGACACCCACCTGGGCGGCGATGACTTCGACCAAGCCCTGATGGATTACGTCGCCGGGGAGTTCCAGAAGGAGCACGGCATCGACCTGCGGAAAGACCCGATGGCTATGCAACGGCTCAAGGAAGCCTGCGAGCGGGCCAAGAAGGACTTGAGCCAGCAGGTGCAGACGGACATCAACCTGCCGTTCATCACGGCGGATGCCAGCGGGCCGAAGCACCTGATGATGACCATCACCCGCAGCCAATTCGAGCGGCTGGTGGAGCACCTGGTCGAGCGCTGCAAGAAACCCGTCATGCAAGCTCTGGCTGATGCCAAACTCCGGCCCGACCAGATCGACGAGGTGGTGCTGGTCGGCGGGATGACCCGCATGCCGCGCATCCAGCAACTGGTCAAGGAAATCTTCGGCAAGGAAGGGCATAAGGGAGTCAACCCGGACGAGGTGGTGGCGGTCGGAGCGGCCATCCAGGGCGCCCAACTGCTCTTGGGGGCAGCCGCCGACATCCAACTGCTCGACGTGACGCCGTTGACCCTGGGCATCAAGACCCTCGGCGGCGTCATGACCCCCATGATTCCCCGCAACACCACGATTCCGTACCGCAAAAGCGAAATTTTCACCACCGCGGCGGACAATCAGACGTCGGTCGAGGTCGAGGTGTATCAAGGGGAGCGGCCCATGGCCGATGACAACAAAAAGATCGGCAGCTTCCACCTGGACGGCATCCCGCCGGCCCCTGCCCGCGTCCCCAAGATCGAGGTCACCTTCGAGTTGGACGCCAACGGCGTGCTTAGCGTTACCGCCAAGGACCTGGCCACTGGCAAGCAGCAATCCATCCGCATCGAAGGTTCCTCCGGCCTAAGCAAGGAAGAAGTGGAGCGGATGCGCCGCGAAGCCGAACTCCATGCCGAGGAGGACAAGCGCAAGCGGGAGTTCGCCGAGACCAAGAACCAGGCCGAAACCCGCATCTACGATCTGGAGCGGACGCTCAAGGAAGTCGGGGACAAGCTCTCCGAAAGCGACAAAGCCGCGGTCCATGCCGCCATCCAGAAGGTCCGCGACGCGGAGCAGCGGCAAGACTTGGCCGCCCTCAAGTCCGCCCTCCACGAGCTGGAGCAGGCGTCCACCGCAATGGCCCAACACCTCTACGCCTCTGCTGGCGCTCAGACCAGCAGCGGGACCAGCGGTGCAACGCCTTCGGGCAAGAAAGGCGGCGGTGATGATGTCGTCGATGCTGAATATGAGGTGAAGAAGTGA
- a CDS encoding GNAT family N-acetyltransferase, translating into MADAVIEIVGLNELPVIVELYNRIFRPIKDISAFRRRYQGRHNILQMVARLQDQPVGFFLGFELKPDTFFAWYYGVLPEYRRLGIGQQLLEAVHAWARQQEYEYVRFECQNAHRSLMHLALNFQYDIVGIRWDSGLGDNLIIFEKTLSSEP; encoded by the coding sequence ATGGCTGATGCCGTCATCGAAATCGTCGGGCTGAACGAATTGCCCGTAATCGTCGAGTTGTACAACCGCATTTTCCGGCCGATCAAAGATATTTCTGCCTTCCGCCGGCGCTACCAGGGCCGCCACAACATCCTGCAAATGGTCGCCCGGCTCCAGGATCAACCGGTCGGCTTTTTCCTCGGCTTCGAATTGAAGCCGGACACCTTCTTCGCCTGGTACTATGGTGTGCTGCCGGAGTATCGCCGTCTGGGAATCGGCCAACAGCTTTTGGAAGCAGTCCACGCCTGGGCACGGCAACAGGAGTATGAATACGTCCGCTTTGAATGCCAGAATGCCCACCGCTCCCTCATGCACCTGGCCCTGAACTTTCAGTACGACATCGTCGGCATCCGCTGGGACTCTGGGTTGGGAGACAACCTGATCATCTTTGAAAAGACCCTCAGCAGCGAACCGTGA
- a CDS encoding anthranilate synthase component II, whose protein sequence is MILLIDNYDSFTYNLVQRLGEIDPTLSMHVVRNDQITVEEIARLEPSHIILSPGPCTPKEAGVCNDVLRRFAADIPILGVCLGHQCIGHVFGGEVVRNWRIMHGKTSLIYHDGQGVFRGLSNPFEATRYHSLVIRRETWQHPDFVISAWTEEGEIMGLRHKQWPLHGVQFHPESFLTVEGPQLLRNFLQEKSPRTRLRNSAIAAS, encoded by the coding sequence ATGATCCTGCTCATCGATAACTACGACTCGTTCACTTACAACTTGGTCCAGCGGCTGGGAGAGATCGACCCGACCCTCTCGATGCACGTCGTCCGCAACGACCAAATCACGGTGGAGGAAATCGCGCGCCTGGAGCCATCGCACATTATTCTGTCTCCTGGTCCGTGCACCCCTAAGGAAGCGGGGGTATGCAACGACGTCCTGCGTCGTTTCGCGGCAGACATTCCCATCCTGGGAGTGTGTTTGGGGCATCAGTGCATCGGCCACGTGTTCGGTGGAGAAGTCGTCCGCAACTGGCGAATCATGCACGGCAAGACCTCGCTGATCTATCACGATGGGCAGGGGGTCTTCCGCGGCCTGTCCAATCCCTTCGAAGCAACCCGCTATCACTCGCTCGTCATCCGCCGCGAGACTTGGCAGCATCCCGACTTCGTCATCAGTGCCTGGACAGAAGAGGGGGAAATCATGGGCCTGCGACATAAACAGTGGCCCTTGCATGGCGTCCAATTCCATCCGGAAAGCTTCCTGACCGTGGAAGGTCCCCAACTGCTCCGCAACTTCCTTCAGGAAAAGTCCCCGCGCACCCGCCTCCGCAACTCGGCCATAGCCGCCTCCTGA
- a CDS encoding sugar phosphate isomerase/epimerase family protein encodes MARPIVLFTGPWADLPLATLVVQAAGWGYTGLELCCWGDHLEVQRGLRDEDYCARLLDLLARHELHLAAIANHKVGQAVCDAIEERHQALLPDHVWGDGQPPGVRQRAAEEMMATFRLAERLGVTVVTGFTGSPIWRYVAGYPALTPQLLEQALQQFAQSWHPILDVARDCGVRFACEVHPGQLAFDLYSAELVLEALDNREEFGFTLDPSHLHWQGVDPIEFVRRFADRIYHVHVKDAVLTLDGRAGILSGYWPSGDRRAGWQFRSPGHGGIDWPNLLRALNEIGYDGPLSVDWHDPGMDRDYGAADAVRFLQSIEIEPPPRSPRLFRP; translated from the coding sequence ATGGCCCGACCCATCGTGTTATTCACCGGTCCTTGGGCCGACCTGCCGCTGGCCACCCTGGTGGTTCAAGCGGCGGGGTGGGGCTACACCGGCCTGGAATTATGCTGCTGGGGAGACCATCTGGAGGTGCAGCGGGGTCTCAGGGACGAAGACTATTGCGCCCGTCTGCTTGACTTGCTGGCCCGGCATGAACTGCACCTGGCAGCGATTGCCAATCACAAGGTCGGCCAAGCCGTCTGTGACGCGATTGAAGAGCGGCATCAAGCCCTGTTGCCAGATCATGTGTGGGGAGATGGCCAACCGCCAGGCGTCCGCCAGCGTGCCGCCGAAGAGATGATGGCCACCTTCCGCCTGGCAGAACGGCTCGGCGTCACCGTCGTCACCGGCTTTACCGGTTCCCCCATCTGGCGGTACGTCGCTGGCTATCCGGCGCTTACCCCGCAGCTTCTGGAGCAAGCCCTCCAGCAATTCGCCCAAAGCTGGCATCCGATCCTCGATGTGGCCCGCGATTGCGGCGTCCGCTTCGCCTGCGAAGTCCATCCCGGACAATTGGCCTTCGACCTCTACTCCGCGGAACTAGTGCTGGAAGCCCTGGATAACCGGGAGGAGTTCGGCTTCACCCTCGATCCGAGCCATTTGCACTGGCAGGGAGTGGACCCGATCGAGTTCGTCCGCCGCTTTGCCGACCGGATTTATCATGTTCACGTCAAGGACGCTGTGCTGACACTCGATGGCCGTGCTGGCATCCTGAGCGGTTACTGGCCGAGCGGGGATCGCCGCGCCGGCTGGCAATTCCGCTCTCCCGGACATGGCGGCATCGACTGGCCGAACCTGCTCCGCGCCCTGAACGAGATCGGCTATGACGGCCCCCTGTCCGTGGATTGGCATGATCCAGGGATGGATCGGGATTATGGAGCCGCGGATGCCGTCCGCTTTCTGCAATCGATCGAAATCGAACCGCCGCCTCGTTCCCCGCGCCTCTTTCGTCCCTAG
- a CDS encoding DNA gyrase/topoisomerase IV subunit B, whose amino-acid sequence MTALPANRSAAYRSEDIQVLEGLEPVRKRPAMYIGGVDSKGLHHLAWEILDNAVDEYINGYADHIIVTLHKSGHALTISDNGRGIPVDIHPRYKKSGLELVLTVLHAGGKFGDTDSGYFHSGGLHGVGASVVNALSRKLVATVRRDGFEYRQSFARGVPTTKLEKVGPARGHGTTIYFEPDEAIFKTTRFDADIIKARLEDMSYIHSGLRLTFIDEHAGQTYEFSNPGGLPAFLARLVADGQKPAVTDIAFTAARSGEQKMEVALQWTESTEETYRSYVNGIRTPNGGTHENGLKSAIRKAVQNYIETHDIKVKGLKITAEDIREGIVAVLSVFVREPQFEGQTKQRLNNPEMENAVDNFVRPALEAWLNSNKSAADAIIGRIILAAKAREASRAAAAEVTRRTPGSRRLSLPGKLADCKSTDRDSTELFIVEGDSAGGSAKQGRNNLTQAILPLRGKILNSEDLPTAKVLANQELADLVQAIGTGAGDKFRYEGLRYGKIILLMDADADGCHICTLLLDFFLRHMPELIRKGHIYIAQPPLYRIDVGKETYWARDDEHKEEILASLKGNARPEITRFKGLGEMNAEVLWRTTLDPRTRTLLRVEIDNPREAHEAFQELLGKDPAPRYRFIMEKADQAIVEELDV is encoded by the coding sequence ATGACCGCTTTACCTGCGAATCGAAGTGCTGCCTATCGTAGCGAGGATATTCAGGTTCTGGAGGGTTTGGAGCCGGTCCGCAAACGCCCGGCCATGTACATCGGCGGCGTGGATAGCAAAGGCTTGCATCACCTGGCTTGGGAGATTCTGGACAACGCCGTCGATGAATACATCAACGGTTACGCCGACCACATCATTGTCACCTTGCACAAATCCGGGCATGCCTTGACCATCAGCGACAATGGCCGGGGCATTCCGGTGGACATTCACCCGCGCTACAAAAAAAGCGGGTTGGAGTTGGTGCTGACCGTGCTGCATGCGGGGGGGAAGTTCGGCGATACGGACAGCGGCTATTTCCACTCCGGCGGCTTGCACGGGGTGGGGGCTTCGGTGGTCAATGCCTTGTCCCGCAAGCTGGTCGCCACCGTCCGGCGCGATGGTTTTGAGTACCGCCAGAGCTTTGCCCGGGGAGTGCCGACCACTAAGCTGGAAAAGGTCGGCCCAGCCCGCGGCCACGGCACCACCATCTACTTCGAGCCGGATGAAGCTATCTTCAAGACTACGCGCTTTGACGCCGACATCATCAAGGCCCGGCTGGAGGATATGTCTTACATCCACAGCGGCCTGCGCTTGACCTTCATTGACGAACACGCCGGGCAAACTTACGAGTTCAGCAATCCCGGCGGCTTACCGGCCTTCCTGGCGCGCCTGGTGGCCGATGGGCAAAAGCCCGCCGTCACCGATATCGCCTTCACCGCTGCCCGCTCCGGCGAGCAGAAAATGGAAGTCGCCTTGCAATGGACCGAGTCCACCGAGGAGACTTACCGCTCCTACGTCAACGGCATCCGCACGCCCAACGGCGGTACCCACGAAAACGGCCTCAAAAGCGCCATCCGCAAAGCGGTCCAGAATTACATCGAAACCCACGACATCAAAGTCAAAGGGTTGAAAATCACCGCGGAGGACATCCGCGAGGGGATTGTGGCGGTGCTGTCGGTGTTTGTCCGCGAGCCGCAATTCGAGGGCCAAACCAAGCAGCGGTTGAACAACCCGGAGATGGAAAACGCGGTGGACAACTTCGTCCGCCCAGCCCTGGAAGCCTGGTTGAACAGTAACAAGTCGGCGGCGGATGCCATCATCGGCCGGATCATTCTGGCGGCCAAGGCACGAGAAGCGAGCCGGGCGGCAGCGGCGGAAGTGACTCGCCGAACCCCCGGCAGCCGGCGCCTCAGCCTACCGGGCAAACTGGCCGATTGCAAATCCACAGACCGCGACAGCACCGAGCTATTCATCGTGGAAGGCGACTCGGCCGGCGGCTCGGCCAAACAGGGGCGCAACAACCTCACCCAAGCCATCCTGCCCCTGCGCGGCAAAATCCTCAACAGCGAAGACCTGCCCACGGCCAAAGTGCTGGCCAATCAGGAACTGGCCGATCTCGTCCAGGCCATCGGCACCGGGGCGGGAGATAAGTTCCGCTATGAAGGCCTCCGCTATGGAAAAATCATCCTCCTGATGGATGCCGACGCCGACGGCTGCCACATCTGCACCTTGCTGCTCGACTTCTTCCTCCGCCACATGCCGGAGTTGATCCGCAAGGGGCACATTTACATTGCCCAGCCGCCGCTTTATCGCATCGATGTCGGCAAGGAGACCTACTGGGCGAGGGATGACGAGCACAAGGAAGAAATTCTCGCTTCCCTGAAGGGCAATGCCCGCCCGGAGATCACCCGCTTCAAGGGACTGGGGGAAATGAATGCCGAGGTGCTCTGGCGCACCACACTCGACCCGCGGACCCGCACCTTGCTGCGCGTGGAAATCGACAATCCCCGTGAAGCTCATGAAGCCTTCCAGGAACTGCTCGGCAAGGACCCCGCCCCGCGCTACCGCTTCATCATGGAAAAGGCCGATCAGGCCATTGTCGAGGAACTTGATGTATGA
- a CDS encoding DNA gyrase/topoisomerase IV subunit A: protein MADIQTVSIATEGRSRFLRYALSVVTGRALPDVRDGLKPVQRRILYAMYQDMNLTFDRKAVKSAQIIGKVMGDYHPHGDQAIYEAMVRLAQDWVMRVPLVHGEGNFGSVDGDPPAAYRYTEAKLTAAAEALLSELAQQTVPMRDNYTGSKQEPVVLPAQFPNLLVNGTQGIAVGMATNIPPHNLAEVLRACIYLIDHPDATVAQLLDKIKGPDFPLGGKILTDRATLRKIYETGTGTIKVQAEWKEEPLPRGKKQIVVTSIPYGVDKGELERAIGAIIEERKLPQLVGLSNESNDKDGLRLVLEIKSDADPQLVMAYLFKHTELQKNFSYNMTALVPSEDGQTLVPRDGLSLKDLLRYFLDFRLATVRRRYEFQLAVLRRRIHILEGFRIIFNALDKAIKLIRESQGKADAAEKLQRTFGLDDEQTAAILDVQLYKIAQMEIRKILDELKEKQAEAARIEALLASERKLWGVIQKEMEALIEKFGQRRKTRMASDEDVLTFDEEAYIVRENTQVVLTRDGWIKRVARLSSVESTRVREGDQVLAVVPGSTLDYVIFFTDEGTAFTLRIHDVPASSGYGEPITKYFRLADGARVIAALTTDSRFVPETAPVANGEPAGPHLFIATSAGQVLRLPLAPFRTASTRAGRRYVKLDAGQRVVAVHLVRPEDRSVLLATRWGYLIHFPLEEVPVLSGVGKGVRGIKLGLGDECLGGAVLPPGRRERLAVLTESGKTQEFSPESVPQQHRGGLGIKPGLRTRFTALVPPEITLVNWDELEGRSRDSRASKEAKESKESQEPTGANGKPGATQARDRPSSNGRTHPPEDSHWFGEV, encoded by the coding sequence GTGGCAGACATTCAGACCGTATCCATCGCGACGGAAGGCCGTTCTCGGTTTCTGCGTTATGCCCTATCCGTGGTGACCGGACGAGCCTTGCCGGATGTGCGCGACGGCCTCAAACCGGTCCAGCGCCGCATCCTGTATGCGATGTATCAGGACATGAACCTGACTTTCGACCGCAAGGCCGTCAAGTCGGCCCAGATCATCGGTAAGGTGATGGGCGATTACCATCCGCACGGGGATCAGGCAATTTACGAGGCGATGGTGCGGCTGGCCCAGGATTGGGTGATGCGCGTGCCCCTCGTCCACGGGGAGGGGAACTTCGGCTCGGTCGATGGCGATCCGCCTGCGGCCTATCGTTACACCGAAGCGAAGCTGACCGCTGCCGCGGAAGCTCTTCTGAGCGAACTGGCCCAGCAGACGGTGCCGATGCGGGACAATTACACCGGTTCCAAGCAGGAGCCGGTCGTGCTGCCGGCCCAATTCCCGAACCTGCTAGTCAACGGGACGCAGGGGATCGCCGTCGGTATGGCCACCAATATCCCGCCGCACAATTTGGCGGAGGTCCTGCGCGCCTGCATCTATCTGATCGACCATCCCGACGCTACCGTGGCCCAACTGTTGGATAAGATCAAGGGGCCGGACTTTCCCCTGGGAGGCAAAATCCTCACCGATCGAGCCACTTTGCGGAAAATCTACGAGACAGGTACGGGAACCATCAAAGTCCAGGCCGAGTGGAAGGAAGAGCCGCTCCCGCGGGGGAAGAAGCAGATTGTGGTCACCTCGATTCCCTACGGTGTGGACAAAGGGGAGTTGGAACGCGCGATCGGCGCGATTATCGAGGAGCGCAAGCTGCCCCAATTGGTCGGCCTGTCCAACGAATCGAACGACAAGGACGGCTTGCGCCTGGTCCTGGAGATCAAGAGCGACGCCGATCCACAATTGGTAATGGCCTATCTCTTCAAACACACGGAGTTGCAGAAAAATTTTTCCTACAACATGACGGCCCTGGTGCCTTCGGAAGACGGGCAAACCCTCGTCCCCCGCGATGGCCTCAGTCTCAAAGATTTGCTCCGCTACTTTTTGGATTTCCGCTTGGCCACTGTGCGGAGGCGCTACGAATTCCAACTGGCGGTCTTGCGCCGGCGGATTCACATCCTCGAAGGGTTCCGCATCATCTTCAATGCCCTGGACAAGGCCATCAAACTGATCCGGGAGTCCCAAGGGAAGGCGGATGCTGCCGAGAAGCTCCAGCGGACCTTTGGACTCGATGACGAGCAGACCGCCGCTATCCTGGATGTGCAACTTTACAAGATCGCCCAGATGGAAATCCGCAAGATTCTGGACGAGCTGAAGGAGAAGCAAGCGGAGGCGGCCCGGATCGAAGCCCTGCTCGCTTCCGAACGTAAACTCTGGGGGGTCATTCAGAAGGAGATGGAAGCCCTCATCGAGAAGTTCGGCCAGCGGCGCAAGACCCGCATGGCTTCCGACGAAGATGTGCTCACCTTCGACGAGGAAGCTTACATCGTTCGGGAGAACACGCAGGTGGTACTGACGCGGGACGGCTGGATCAAACGGGTGGCCCGGCTCAGCTCGGTGGAATCGACCCGCGTGCGGGAGGGGGACCAGGTCCTCGCCGTGGTTCCCGGATCCACCTTGGACTATGTCATCTTTTTCACGGATGAGGGGACGGCTTTCACCCTGCGGATTCACGATGTGCCCGCTAGTTCCGGCTATGGCGAACCGATCACGAAGTATTTCCGCCTGGCGGACGGCGCACGGGTGATCGCCGCTCTGACGACGGACAGCCGCTTTGTTCCGGAGACGGCCCCGGTGGCGAACGGAGAACCCGCTGGCCCCCATCTGTTCATCGCCACCAGCGCCGGACAGGTCCTGCGCTTGCCGTTGGCCCCTTTCCGCACCGCTTCCACCCGTGCGGGCCGCCGCTATGTCAAACTCGATGCTGGGCAGCGCGTCGTCGCCGTCCACTTGGTTCGCCCGGAGGACCGAAGCGTGCTCTTGGCCACACGCTGGGGCTACCTCATCCACTTTCCTCTGGAGGAAGTGCCCGTACTTTCCGGAGTCGGCAAGGGAGTGCGCGGGATCAAGCTGGGGTTGGGGGATGAGTGCTTAGGCGGTGCAGTCTTGCCTCCTGGCCGGAGGGAGCGCCTGGCAGTCCTGACCGAAAGCGGCAAGACCCAGGAGTTCAGCCCGGAGTCCGTCCCACAACAGCATCGCGGCGGCTTGGGGATCAAACCCGGCCTGCGGACCCGCTTCACCGCCCTCGTGCCGCCGGAAATTACCCTGGTCAATTGGGACGAACTGGAAGGGCGCAGCCGGGATAGCCGGGCGAGTAAGGAGGCCAAGGAATCCAAGGAAAGCCAGGAACCCACGGGGGCGAACGGCAAACCGGGCGCGACGCAAGCACGGGACAGGCCTTCCTCCAATGGCCGGACTCATCCCCCCGAAGACTCCCATTGGTTCGGCGAGGTGTGA
- a CDS encoding phosphate/phosphite/phosphonate ABC transporter substrate-binding protein, producing MIRGRMYVWAGSSGATLLFLSSLLSTPAADTNAAPAPAATPATVSSTVASPAARTPAQPAQFIRVGFPAGLFRDVPEVLIQAAATPFKKTLHKELGLHGDMVVVPDYKALAEQLRDGKLEIGVFHGFEYAWIKDTPGIVPLVVTHPTCGRVQACLVVHTDCPAQGPQQLKGACIAIPRGCKAHCLLFLERLRNDPAIPTGDCCPMKPAGQSAEEVLDAVVAGTCVAALVDIGTLQAYRELKPGLAQKLKVLAQSPPLPPAVIVWRQGSLTPEQIAKIREGLLSCHKTPIGRTFTHFWQLECFKEVTPEYLTLVEDCLKHYPPAK from the coding sequence GTGATCCGTGGCAGAATGTACGTTTGGGCAGGCTCCAGTGGAGCGACACTCCTCTTTCTTTCCTCACTTCTTTCCACGCCGGCGGCGGATACTAACGCCGCACCGGCCCCAGCAGCAACCCCGGCAACGGTATCGAGCACCGTTGCCTCCCCCGCGGCCCGAACACCGGCCCAGCCGGCTCAGTTCATCCGCGTGGGCTTTCCCGCTGGTCTATTCCGGGATGTGCCCGAAGTCCTCATTCAGGCGGCGGCCACCCCCTTCAAAAAGACCCTCCATAAGGAACTCGGCCTGCATGGGGACATGGTGGTCGTCCCCGACTATAAGGCCCTGGCGGAACAACTCCGCGACGGTAAATTGGAAATCGGCGTCTTCCACGGTTTCGAGTATGCGTGGATCAAGGACACGCCCGGCATCGTTCCTCTGGTGGTGACCCATCCCACCTGCGGGCGCGTGCAAGCTTGCCTGGTGGTCCACACTGACTGCCCCGCTCAGGGGCCGCAGCAGCTCAAGGGAGCCTGCATTGCCATTCCCCGCGGTTGCAAGGCCCACTGCCTCCTGTTCCTCGAACGCCTCCGCAACGATCCGGCCATTCCTACGGGCGATTGCTGCCCGATGAAACCAGCCGGTCAGTCCGCCGAGGAAGTTCTCGATGCGGTGGTGGCGGGTACCTGTGTGGCCGCCCTGGTGGACATCGGCACCCTACAAGCCTATCGGGAACTCAAACCCGGCTTGGCCCAGAAACTCAAGGTGCTGGCTCAATCGCCCCCGTTGCCTCCTGCGGTCATCGTCTGGCGGCAAGGCTCCCTGACCCCGGAACAAATTGCCAAAATCCGGGAGGGGCTGCTCTCCTGCCACAAAACCCCCATCGGGCGCACCTTCACCCACTTCTGGCAACTAGAATGCTTCAAGGAGGTCACCCCGGAATACCTGACCTTGGTAGAAGATTGCCTCAAGCACTACCCGCCAGCCAAGTAA